The genomic DNA TAGCGGTCCCCGAAGAGCTCCGAATACCAGCGCGCTGCGGCCAGCGCATCCTCCATCTTGTTGCGCCCGCAGAGGTAGGCAACTTCTCCCTTCAGGCAGGCGGATAGACAGATGAGCCCCTCGTGGTGCTGGGCAAGGAGCTCCTTGTCGATGCGCGGCTTGTAGTAGAACCCGTCCTTGAAACCGGCGGAGACAAGGCGCGAAAGGTTCCTGTATCCCTGGAGGTTCTCACAGAGGAGGATTAGGTGGTAGTTGGTGACGTTCTCGGGGCCGAACCCTTCCCTGCTGGTGCGGGAACCGGGGGCGATGTAGACCTCTGCCCCGATCACCGGTTTGATCCCCTTGTCCTTGCACTTGGTGTAGAACTCGACGGCGCCGAACATGCAGCCGTGGTCGGTCATCGCAACCGCAGGCATGTTGTACTTCTGTGCCTTCTTGATCAGGTCGCCGAGACGTATCGCGCCGTCCAGCAGGGAATATTGGGTATGTAGATGAAGATGTACGAAATTCGATTGTTCCATATTTACCGGAGGCAGGCACAACGTTTTTAGTGAGGCTAAAAAATCCTGGCCGATTATGCCATGAATGGGTCCACGTGTCATTACCAAATTCGGAGCGGCAGGTGCCGCCAAAACCGCCTTGCCAGTATGCGGTCCGAGATGGTAACCTTTACAGAAACTAACGTCCGGGAAGGAAGGTCATGTCACAGGCGCCACAATTCATCGACTCCCACGCCCATATTTACGGCCACGAATTTGCTGCCGATTTCGATGCCATGCTGCTAAGAAGCGATGAGGCAGGTGTTTCACAGATCATAGCTGTAGGCGCAGACATAGAGACGAGCCGGGCTGCCTGCCAACTCGCGGAGCAGCACGACAATATCTGGTGTGCCGTCGGCATTCACCCGCATGACGCGGTGCGGGTAACCGATAAATGTTTCGATGTTATCCGGGAAATGGCAGTAGGCAGCAGAAAGACGGTCGCCATAGGAGAGATCGGCCTAGACTTCTTCCGAGATCGATCACCCCGCCCCGACCAGGAAAGGGTTTTCCGGCGTTTCATACGTCTGGCCAGACAGCTCTCCCTCCCGGTGATCGTCCATGACCGGGACGCTCACGAGAGGGTCATGCGTATCCTGCGGGAAGAGAAGGCGTCCGAAGTGGGTGGGGTATTGCATTGCTTCTCGGGCGACCTTGAGATGGCCCTCGAATGTGTTGACATGGGATTCTATATTTCGATCCCGGGCACCGTCACCTTTCCTGCAAACGAAGCCTTGCGTGAGGTGGTGCGCGGCATCAAGATCGAGAACCTTCTGATCGAAACCGATTGCCCCTACCTGGCCCCCGTCCCTCATCGCGGAAAGAGAAATGAACCCGCATATGTCCGGATCACAGCGGAAAAAGTTGCCGAATTGAAGGGACTCTCGCTGGAGGATGTGGGAAGGATAACCTCCCTCAACACTCGCCGCCTCTTCGGCATCGGGCGAGAGGACCAGAGCGCCATGATCGCTTACCGGATCAGAAATTCCCTCTATCTCAACATAACCAACCGCTGTTCCAACCACTGCTCGTTCTGCGCCAAGTTCGATGATTTCACGGTCAAGGGACACTTTCTCAAACTGCTCCACGAGCCTAACTTCAGCGAGGTTATGGGAGCCATCGGAAATGCCGGAATGTTCGATGAGGTTGTCTTCTGCGGTTACGGTGAGCCACTGCTTCGGCTGGATCTGGTGAAGGCGGTCGCAGCAGAGCTTAAGAAACAGGGTGTAAAGGTACGGATCAATACCGACGGCCAGGCAAACCTTGTACATGGAAGGAATATCGTGCCGGAACTGGAAGGGCTTGTGGATTGCGTTTCGGTGAGTCTCAATGCCCCGGACGCAGTCACCTATGCAAGGCTCTGCAACACGCCGTTCGGTGAAGGAGGATTCAACGCCGTCTGTGACTTCCTTCGTGAGGCGAAGGGCAGGATTCCCAAAGTGGTGGCTTCCGCAGTCACCGTGCCGGGGGTCAATGTAGCAGCGGTTCGCCGGCTTGCGGAATCACTGGGAGTCGAATTCAGGGAACGGGAATATGCCGAAGTAGGCTAGCACTCTGCAGGACCTCGCTGCTCCTCGTCATCGTCCCAGACGCATATACGGTCGCGACCCGTCTTTTTCGCACGGTACAGCACACGGTCGGCCCGCTCGATCAGCTCATCTACGGAAACG from Geobacter sp. DSM 9736 includes the following:
- a CDS encoding TatD family hydrolase; amino-acid sequence: MSQAPQFIDSHAHIYGHEFAADFDAMLLRSDEAGVSQIIAVGADIETSRAACQLAEQHDNIWCAVGIHPHDAVRVTDKCFDVIREMAVGSRKTVAIGEIGLDFFRDRSPRPDQERVFRRFIRLARQLSLPVIVHDRDAHERVMRILREEKASEVGGVLHCFSGDLEMALECVDMGFYISIPGTVTFPANEALREVVRGIKIENLLIETDCPYLAPVPHRGKRNEPAYVRITAEKVAELKGLSLEDVGRITSLNTRRLFGIGREDQSAMIAYRIRNSLYLNITNRCSNHCSFCAKFDDFTVKGHFLKLLHEPNFSEVMGAIGNAGMFDEVVFCGYGEPLLRLDLVKAVAAELKKQGVKVRINTDGQANLVHGRNIVPELEGLVDCVSVSLNAPDAVTYARLCNTPFGEGGFNAVCDFLREAKGRIPKVVASAVTVPGVNVAAVRRLAESLGVEFREREYAEVG